From Anopheles arabiensis isolate DONGOLA chromosome 3, AaraD3, whole genome shotgun sequence, a single genomic window includes:
- the LOC120901282 gene encoding ras-related protein Rab6 isoform X3, protein MYDSFDNTYQATIGIDFLSKTMYLEDRTVRLQLWDTAGQERFRSLIPSYIRDSTVAVVVYDITNANSFHQTSKWIDDVRTERGSDVIIMLVGNKTDLSDKRQVSTEEGERKAKELNVMFIETSAKAGYNVKQLFRRVAAALPGMDSTENKPPEDTVDLQTQPSNSGDQQDSEGGCMC, encoded by the exons GCCACGATCGGTATAGACTTCCTCTCGAAAACGATGTATCTAGAGGATCGAACAGTGAGATTACAGCTGTGGGACACGGCCGGCCAGGAACGGTTCCGGTCGCTGATACCATCCTACATTCGTGATTCAACCGTAGCAGTAGTGGTGTACGACATTACAA ACGCGAATTCATTTCATCAAACGTCGAAATGGATCGATGACGTGCGAACGGAGCGCGGCAGCGACGTGATCATCATGCTGGTGGGCAACAAAACCGACCTTTCCGACAAGCGCCAGGTGTCGACGGAGGAGGGCGAGCGAAAAGCGAAAGAACTGAACGTAATGTTTATCGAGACTAGTGCGAAAGCCGGCTATAACGTTAAGCAG ctTTTCCGAAGAGTGGCCGCCGCCCTGCCTGGCATGGATTCGACCGAGAATAAACCACCAGAAGACA CCGTCGATCTGCAAACTCAACCATCGAACTCTGGCGATCAGCAAGACTCGGAGGGTGGCTGCATGTGTTAA